A genomic region of Magnolia sinica isolate HGM2019 chromosome 6, MsV1, whole genome shotgun sequence contains the following coding sequences:
- the LOC131249481 gene encoding uncharacterized protein LOC131249481, which translates to MAQFFLKAALKGDWEAITTRYREQPALCNDTPVTNMTGDTLIHIAVQSGQAEAVAELLDLLPEHVRVAKNNVGNTSLHEAARTGMLIKTARAILKKDASLVSSRNKPGETPVFWAAMHGNKEMLLFLVSDVRKVGEETLRRSDGSTILHVAILGKFYDVALEIVEMFPGMALSRDERGITALHLLTLFPSSFKSRGIYSLPAVLDPPNFLRVSIPVVKLLHAAVFDCVPVDPYQTSDGSDQGQSRLKSFTETCMDFLRSAAANPKLIIAKEKHAWALQLARLLIKKEAQWRYGHDGRSPREEAQWSYEHDARCPQRSNGQHQIGEQHQIGNDGDECKERLERPLILASKCGIVKLVEEILKAFPESIEFLDDKRHQIGDDGDEYKERLERPLILATKCGIVELVEEILKAFPESIEFLDDKAGKNLLHLAVEYRQVHVFNLLKKEKRVTTVLAAGIDKNGNTILHLAAKFKKDNSSHVGGPVIQMHQENAWFEALKVQAKRPASMSDEE; encoded by the exons ATGGCTCAATTCTTTTTAAAAGCTGCACTCAAAGGGGACTGGGAAGCAATCACCACCCGCTACAGAGAGCAGCCTGCCTTATGCAATGACACTCCAGTCACCAACATGACAGGTGACACACTCATTCACATTGCGGTTCAATCCGGTCAAGCTGAAGCAGTTGCAGAGCTGCTAGACTTACTGCCAGAACATGTCCGTGTGGCGAAGAACAACGTAGGGAACACTTCACTCCATGAAGCTGCCAGGACCGGAATGTTGATCAAGACTGCAAGAGCAATATTGAAGAAGGATGCATCCCTGGTTTCAAGCCGAAACAAGCCCGGTGAGACGCCTGTATTTTGGGCTGCCATGCATGGGAATAAGGAGATGCTGCTCTTCCTTGTTTCTGATGTTAGGAAAGTTGGTGAGGAGACGTTGAGGAGGAGCGATGGATCTACTATCCTTCATGTAGCTATTCTTGGCAAATTTTACG ATGTAGCATTGGAGATCGTGGAGATGTTTCCAGGGATGGCATTAAGCAGAGACGAGCGTGGAATAACGGCCCTTCATTTGCTGACCCTCTTTCCTTCCTCTTTCAAGAGCAGAGGCATATATTCTCTTCCGGCTGTGTTGGACCCTCCCAATTTCCTCCGTGTATCAATACCCGTCGTAAAATTGCTACACGCCGCAGTTTTCGATT GTGTTCCTGTGGACCCCTACCAGACGAGTGATGGTTCAGATCAAGGACAGTCCCGGCTTAAGAGTTTCACGGAGACATGCATGGACTTCCTGAGATCAG CGGCAGCGAACCCAAAACTCATTATTGCAAAGGAAAAGCACGCATGGGCACTGCAACTTGCAAGGCTTTTGATAAAAAAAGAAGCTCAATGGAGGTACGGACACGATGGTAGGAGCCCACGAGAAGAAGCACAATGGAGCTACGAACATGATGCTAGGTGCCCACAGAGAAGCAATGGACAGCATCAGATTGGCGAACAGCATCAGATTGGCAATGATGGTGATGAATGCAAGGAGAGGTTAGAGAGACCACTAATTCTAGCGTCCAAGTGTGGGATAGTGAAGTTAGTGGAGGAGATACTGAAAGCATTCCCAGAGTCCATTGAATTCCTCGATGACAAACGGCATCAGATTGGCGATGATGGTGATGAATACAAGGAGAGGTTAGAGAGACCACTAATTCTAGCGACCAAGTGTGGAATAGTGGAGTTAGTGGAGGAGATACTGAAAGCATTCCCAGAGTCCATTGAATTCCTCGATGACAAAGCTGGGAAGAACCTACTGCATTTGGCGGTCGAGTACCGGCAGGTTCATGTCTTCAATTTAttaaagaaggagaagagagtgaCAACGGTACTGGCAGCCGGGATCGACAAGAACGGTAACACAATCTTGCATCTTGCAGCCAAGTTTAAAAAAGATAATTCGAGTCACGTTGGAGGGCCTGTCATTCAAATGCACCAGGAGAATGCCTGGTTTGAG GCGCTTAAAGTGCAG